The following proteins are co-located in the Triticum aestivum cultivar Chinese Spring chromosome 1A, IWGSC CS RefSeq v2.1, whole genome shotgun sequence genome:
- the LOC123039953 gene encoding 60S ribosomal protein L10-2, producing the protein MGRRPARCYRQIKNKPYPKSRYCRGVPDPKIRIYDVGMKKKGVDEFSHCVHLVSWEKENVSSEALEAARIACNKYMTKHAGKDAFHLRVRVHPFHVLRINKMLSCAGADRLQTGMRGAFGKPQGVCARVAIGQVLLSVRCKPNNAIHATEALRRAKFKFPGRQKIIESRKWGFTKFNRNDYLKFKSEGRILPDGVNAKLLGCHGRLANRAPGQAFLSAA; encoded by the exons atggggAGAA GACCTGCGAGGTGCTATCGGCAGATCAAGAACAAGCCATACCCCAAGTCAAGGTACTGCCGTGGTGTGCCTGACCCTAAGATCAGGATCTATGATGTCGGCATGAAGAAGAAGGGTGTCGATGAGTTCTCTCACTGTGTTCACCTTGTCTCATGGGAGAAGGAGAATGTGTCCAGTGAGGCTCTTGAGGCTGCCCGTATTGcttgcaacaagtacatgactaAGCATGCAGGAAAGGATGCCTTCCACCTCAGGGTCAGGGTTCACCCGTTCCATGTGCTCCGTATCAACAAGATGCTTTCGTGTGCCGGGGCTGATAGGCTCCAGACTGGTATGAGGGGTGCTTTCGGGAAGCCGCAGGGAGTCTGTGCCCGTGTTGCCATTGGGCAGGTCCTCCTTTCTGTGCGGTGCAAGCCCAACAATGCCATCCATGCTACTGAGGCCCTTCGTCGTGCCAAGTTCAAGTTCCCTGGCCGCCAAAAGATCATTGAGAGCAGGAAGTG GGGCTTCACCAAGTTCAACCGCAATGACTACCTCAAGTTCAAGAGTGAGGGCAGGATCTTGCCTGATGGAGTCAACGCTAAG CTGCTCGGATGCCATGGCCGCCTTGCAAACCGTGCCCCTGGACAAGCTTTCCTGTCTGCTGCATAA